From the Corvus cornix cornix isolate S_Up_H32 chromosome 1A, ASM73873v5, whole genome shotgun sequence genome, the window TAGAAAGCTCTATAGCAAAGACTTGCCTATGAAGATCCCTGAGGTATCTCTGATCACTCTAACCTGTCACCACCATCATATTCATTCTTTATCTCCCCCTCCCTCTTTTGCTGGCAATTTTGCTGTGAGCAACAACCTGATCTGAATGTACAAAGGGGCATTATTCAAGCTGGATGCTAGTGTCTTCTTCAAGCGAGGCACTCCACATCAGCAGGCACTGCTGAAGAAGAGGCCCACCCTGGCAACTTATAACCCCTCCCTCAAATCCTTCGCGACATCACAAGGGAACCTTCCTCCCCACATATGCTGGAAATTGAAGTATCAATTTCCTACAGGCAAAGTTCATGCTTTGATATTGCTGAACATTTTGAACCCACTGGGGTTCTCACCTGGAGAGTTCTGACAATGCATGCTGGATTTCAGAGAGaatgggatttttgttgttgttgttgttgaggTGGGAACGGTGTGCTTCATTGTCTCAACTGACAACAAGTTCTGACTGCAGCTTTTCTTGCCTACTTAGGATGTGACATGGCAAGGTCTGATACTGCCCTCACTGGGAGGTATGATGGGAGACAGAGAACTACTACACCAGCCTGTGTTGTGTTGCACTACAGTAAAAAGCTGGTGTGAATACTCCAACAAGGTTTATGATGTGGAGATCCATGGCTGCAAGTTCTACCTGCCAGTTGCTTTCCACTGTGTATGGCacatttctgatatttttttaatatttcctccATCTCCTTCATAGACATCCTCCTTCAGCTGAGTACATACACTCCAGTACCACTTCAGAAGAACATGGCACAGGAAAATACCTCTCAGAGAGCCATGCCTGGGGCTAGAAGTGAGGAGGTAAATGTCAGAAACATTGCCAAAGGTGCCTAATCTTTCCTGGGAGGCTGTCTGCAAATATTCAGTAGAGGTCACCAACGGTAGAGGACACAATGGTTTTTGCTCAGTATTCTTGTGTGCAGAAAACTTCAGAGAGAGGAAATGTTCCCAGCCACTGCCCCAGAAAATACTGGTGTTTctacagcagagagagagaaatggtAAGGTAGGGAATGCGGAGTTTTGTCAGGCTCTGGTATGAAATCCCATTCTTTTCTGGACAGGTAATAAACAGCACATGGGTGGTTTTCTAGTATAGACAACACCTGCTGCTAATATTACCTGTTTGATTCACTTGAATACTTACAATGAAAATACACCAAATCTAAAATTCTAAATATATAATCAGAGTTTAATAACAtcattgatttattttctggattATGAATTACAccctcccccctcccaccccttccCCTTCATCTCTGTCCCAAAACTTGTTGACCTGTCagaactaaaataaacaaagcaacCAGAAAAGATCACTTATAGGAGAAAGGATTAACCTGATGGACACGTGGCCTAATATATTATGGGAGAAGGCAAAATACCAGACTCCTGTGGTTAGACCAGTGGTTCAGTCCAGAATTTCCAGTTCTTCTTTTCTGGTTGCCCTAGAGCATTTATTTGAGTGGTTTGTGGCACAGTTAATATTTGCAGAGCACTCAGAGTGTTAACAGTGCTACAACAGTAAGAATACTAGATAATGATTTTGGCAAACTATCATTTGCCAATCAGTGGAACAAGGGACAGACCAGTTCGGAGAAAATACGAACCAACTTTCAACCCGGAACACAAAAATCAGAACCTTTAAGAAGAGATTTGAAAAAAGTTCCATTAacttctttttggtttgttttcagcttaatttccctgcagagccaccCTCCAGGTTTCCTCGTTCCAGGTGGGGAGGGACGGAAAAGTACCGAGATAACCGCCAAAGAGATTAGCTGCCCTCGTCAGCTGTCAAGCTCCCCAACCCCAAGCCCTTAGGAAATACCAGAAATTATCACAAGCTTTCCCAGTTCCAAGATTTCTAAACCAAAGTAGCATTGGAGAAGTCTCTTAATGTCAAAGTGATGGTCCAACCTGAGTGGCCAACTTGATGGTTCACCCCACCACTATCAAGACAGTGTAGTGCCTTGAGGCCCAAACTCCACAGAGAGATGCTGGTACAGAGAGTTTATATGCAAAAAGGAATTGGGGGTGTTCCCATCAAAACATGAAACCCTGCTGGCAAGGCTTGAAGTGACGTTCCGGCGTCTTCCATTCATGAAGATAAAGGTGACAGGGCAATACAGGGGGCCTTGGGGGAACACAACACACATgggtttctctctctctctctttttttttttcctcattcataCGGCCTCGACCTGCGTAAACCGCTTCCAAAAATGCAGCCTGAAAAGTcatagaaaacaaacagaacgGAAACAAacttccctccctccaccccacGACCTGAATATTCACGAGGAAGAGAAACACCAATTTATACAAAAAcgcaataaaaaagaaatatttacaaatgaAAGGAACGCCTTCTTGGTGGCCGCTATCAGAGGTGTCTGACAAGCTGCCATGTGTTCTGGATTGCAGATCGCTCTGTtaatttgtttggtttcttttttttctcttttcttttcctttttgtccttgtaatgagagaagagggaaagagtAAGAAGTTCCCTTACCCCGAAGACTAGGGGGTGGCATTACGAAGACTCttcccctctttcctccttAATTTCCTCAgtgaaatataagaaaatattccCCTCACCAACCCTGCCCACCCTCTCCTCACACGCTTTGACTTCACAGGTAAATCCCACCCTCCCCCCGCCtcagcttaaaaaataaataaaataaataagtaaataaataaaaagccatcTGTTGgcttaaaaagagaaagataagaTAAAATCAACCATGGTGTGGTGAGGAATGTGAGAGAGGTGGCTTTCAGATCCAAGAAATGTGGCTCATAAAGACGGGGCTGCCATCTCCCTTCAGAGTCAATCCTCAGCAGTGTCCCCATGCTCTCAGTACAGGACTCTCTCAACCCTTCCCCTGGTGAGCCATGGTGATTGAGACACTGGGACAGACCCAGGATAAGCAGTAGAGACTTTGCCATATCTCTCAGAATGGGAGAGGCTGGTCCACACTCCCACCTCAGGAGATAGATGACATATGAAAGGTGTGTTCGGCTTCTCACTCCTACCAttgctccttttcctttagTTTAATTTGCATCTAAAATGATACAAcggaaagaaaaaacattctaATCGATACTAAGTGCACCAGGAAAGCTGTCACTACAACTGCAGGGATGGGAAACCCTAGGCTATTCCAGCTTTACACCTGTGCTAGTATCTCTCTCTTTCACACAGAGGCACACgcacatgtacacacacatctCAGCTTTGCACGTCTTGTCTTCAGTCTTCAGCACAAGTTTCTGTGCTCTCTGGAATTTATTTCAAGCACATCCCTTCCCAGGAAGACAAGCTGTGTACTTCCTCTGTACATTCAATAGTAAATATACACATGTATTTCCCAGGGGTGCATACACCCTCCTCCCATTTCCACATGTGCAAGGAGGCATTGAAACAGTCCATCAGCACCACGGCCACCACACACACCCTTctacagcatttctttcttcctctccagcaTTGGCAGAGGGCACCCTATTCTTTTTGTTCCAACCTGCTGGCCAAGGGTAGAGAGAGCAGAAGGATTAAGCTCCTTTTTTCTCACCCCTCCTTGCTGAAAGGACATGCCAAAATGGGTTTGGTGTCCCCCAAAGTGACAGGGAAAAAACTCCCCACCCTTCCCTACTCTTAAGCTCTGTTCTACTGTGTTTGTTCTCCAGACACCTCATAGGATAGtgggtttattttgctttcttcacagACATTTCAAGTATAAAGTTACCATATATACTCGCATGTAGGCAAACCCATACTATATACTGCTCCCACCCTTGAAGAATGTCACAACTGAGCAGCTCACAGGTAACGAACCAACCCTGTTCCTCTTTCCTCAAATTCTTCTTATTTCAGTGCAAACCAGCATCTTTTGTCTGAGTTTGGGAAACCAGCCCTGGAGTGAGGCAGGCTGCTGATCAGCTTTCTCGAACTCAGACTCCACTTCTTTACTCTCTCTACCACTGGTCTGCCATAGATTCAATGGCTGTAATAGCCATAGTGAAACCGCTAGCCTGACCTGCAGACAaatcttccctccctccctccacacCCCCCAGCAGACAATTCAAAATTTTAGCGTAAAATTTCTCAGCATATAcgcaaatatatatatatatatatatatttcagcCCTAAACCCCCATAGTCTTCACAAAATAATGTAACAAGAACCTCAATATAGCTAACATATAAGTGCATCATCAAGTTAGTCTTGTTATTCTCCCTTCACTTTCTCCACATCTTAAACACTACTCTTTTCTAGGCAGTTTTAGGAAGAGTTGCCTGAGCAAGCGTATTTTCCTGCATGTCCAttacactgctgctgctgcctcctcccgccacacacacacacacacacgtgtgcgcacatgcctttccctgctgggagccagcagaaGTGAACACTAAAgtcactgctgctcctcctcagcccaccccttccctgcctttttctctgcttcctgaaATCACGAGCAAGGATATCCAACTCCAACATCACTGTAAAGTGCAATGGCCAGGAATGGAGGAGAATGGGAGGAGCGAGAACAtggaaaaagagataaaacGGGAGGcttgggaaaggaggaagaagaggggaaaCCAAAGAGGTGGCACTTGTCACCAGTGCTGCACTACTCACAACTCCAGTATCCCACAAACTAAGGACGACTCAGGAGAGTAGCTGATGGGATAGATCCCACCCCATCCTCCCATGCTCCACATACACCCCCAGTCCCTCCCCACGCTCTTCCCCTCTCACTCAAACATCAGACTCAATACTGGAGAGTTTCTCATAAACATGCCCGTTGCTGGAGCCATTGAAAGccctggggtttttgttgttagGCACACAGGGGTTGGACTGGTTCCCTATACAGATGTCCTTCTGGAAAcgggctggcacagccccatgAAGGGCTGAGACCACCGGCTTGTTGGTGGTGACAATGGCTCGGAAGTCTGGCCTGGCTTTGGGCCCTCCTGCCACCACAGGCTGCCTGAAGAAATAAGATTTGCTGCCGTGGAGCAAGCATTGGTCATCCCCAAAAGTGGGGATGAAAGGGTTTTGGGTGACCCGGTCGGGGTAGAGTGACTTGCTGAGCATGTAGCCCCCACTGCTGCCGGGGTTGTTATGGTGGTGGTAGCTGGTGGCGGGCACTGAGGACTTGTTGTTGGCAAAGGTGGTCTCACTGGCTGGCATCTCAAACATGTGGGCGTAGGGGCTCCCCTCCAAAAAGCGGCCCTTGTCCTTGAGGCTGACGCTGCGGGGGGCCAGGGCTGAGTCATCCTTCTGCAGGTCCACAAAGGTGTCATAGGAGTGCTGCCGGCGGAGTTTGTTGCGGTTCTTCTTCTGCACCTTGGAGGCAGAATTGGAAGGGCTCTGAGGGTATTTGGAAGAGGAGGTGGCACTGGTGGCCACGGGCACGGGGGCAGGCGGCTGGTCCAGCTCTTGGAGCGAGTTGTCCTCACTGATATCATATAGGTTGCCCGCTTTCTTGCAAGCCTCACAGCGGATGCAGGCCTGGCGGGTGGAGTTCTGCCCCACTGTTGATTGCGTGTAGTTGTGCAGCTTAGAAGGGCAACTGCGGCAGAAATTAGCCCCGGTCCGGTCTTCCCAGTCTAGATTGGTCAGGTTCTTCTCCCATGGTGCTGGGACCCCACTCACAACGCCATGCTTGTGCTCGTTGCCTCCACCAAACTCGCCTGAGCCATGCTTGTGATGGGCCCTGTTAGTGCAGGATccaccccctcctcctcccgTGTCGCGCTTAAATTCATCTCCCCGTTCTTTGTAGATATCCGTCAGGTCCACGTGTTCCCAGTGAGGTGAGTTCTCCTTGGTCCGAAACTGGTCAAGGTAGAAGTCCCGTAGCCCTTCCTTGTCCCTGAAGTAGCGCTTGTGGTCAGGTGAGCGGGGCGGGCGCCGGCGGTAGGCCAGCTCTATCTCATCAAATTCCCGCCGGGACTTGGCAGAGGCTGGGCGCTTCTTCAGGCTGTCCTTGTACTGCTGCTTCCGTCTCTTGGCTGCATTGCCCTCGATGTTGCCATAGGTGACCGTGTGAGTTGAAATGTCAGAGACATCCGAGCGGATCAGGTCGTCGTGGGTCCCGCTGCCCCCGTAACGGTCACTCTTGAAGGAGAACTTGCCATAAAGGTCACCCAGCTGGCTGTGCTTGGCAGGGGGTAGCCCCAGGTCCAAGGGCTTCTTCCCGATGGAGCGCGACTGGGCATTGAAGGGCGGGTTGTCACAGTCGTAGAGCCCGTCGatggagctggtgctgccaATGCTATGGGGgcggtggtggtggtggtagtggTCCTGATACACATTGCTGTCCTTCAGCTGGAGATTGCCAAAGGTCCTTTCCACCTCACTAATATAGTCACTAAAGAGGTTCTCCTCACATGGGGGGTTGTTGTAGGATTTGCAGTCTGAGTGGGTGAAGCTGCGGCGGTGCTCAGAGATATCATAGACAGATGACTCGCGGCGGATAAAGTCCAGGGCACTCTGTGGTGAGCCATTGACCCCTGACAAGTTGGCCATGTTCTTGGCTGTCCGAAGCAGGCGGAGGATGTTGGAATGGGTGTTGTTCATAGTTGCTGTGGGGGAGTTCATTGCTGACTGGCGTTCTTCGATGGCCACGCCATGGATGCAGCTGTAGATACCCTGAAATGAGAGAAAGCAAGAAGGTGAGTGGTCCCGCAAAGAATACACAGAAGGGGACCCGAACTGGGAAGCATTGTGTGCATCAAGAGCGTGTTCCTGTAGGATAGTAGAGCCTATCAGCCTTCCATCATGAAGCACAATCAAATCAAATGAAATCAGATCTGCTCTACCAACTCTGCTCTACCTTGCTGTTTTGACCCTCTTTCTTGACcaccacattttttcttttctctccattgCTCTccctctgttttgtttcaagtCGTATCTCCAGAATGCAGGAATGCCTGCTTGCATCTCTAAGCGTTAGTCAAATCTAGTAGGTGTAACACAGAATTGCAAATGGGCACAATAATATCCTTGGGAATAAAAGACTCAAGACAAACAATTCTGTGTGGATGAGAGGATGAAAGTCTGTTTTGGCCCTTGAAAACCATCTGGGCATCAGTGAATCAATGAGACAGGAGCTATCTTAAAAAGGGAACAGCTTCGTTTGTCATAAACTTAGCTACATTAATCACCAGTACAGATtagagaaggaaacagagaaagagcagaacTGTTGAATAGGTATTTAGGTCTTTTGCGTCTGGTTGACTGAGGTACAATagaatttttaattgcattctGTTAAATTTAAAAGTGATAACAGGCTCCAAATTGACATCCCCGAAAGCAAAAGTCCTCTATTCAACCTCAAATCAGACAACAGAAGGGCCCAATTCCTCCACATTCTCCACAAGCTCATTTGACCCATGACACAGACTGTTTGCAAGGGCTATCCCTAAGAATAGAATGAAAGGGGCTCCTTTATTCCCTGACCTGCCAAATAGTGCCTGATGATTAATGTCAGTTGTGAAATGGACACCATCACATCATGTTATCATGGATTCTCAGCAGCTAGCAGATGATTAACGCTTTTCAGACCTTACATCAACCTGGCCCAGGTCTAGCAGATAACCACAGAATGAAAGAATCTGTTCTTAGCTAAGGGTTACCAAACACAATGCCCTACCTCATCTCCAGACTAAACCACATTACAAACTAACAGTACAGAAGAGAGGCTGTGCCCTTGCACTCAAAAGCCTTTGTCATTTCTCTTCAATATGTTACGCAGCAATTATATATTCCTTGTACAATCAAAGTAAATTCTGTTACATCAGATGCTGAGCTAAAAAATTCCAAGATTTGACCTCACTTCAGAATGGATCAGGAGAAAGGCCAGCGgcttgaaagaaggaaaataaagctcCAAATGGGATACTGCTAGCAACACTAATAGAGAAGATGACTCAGAAATGGCTAGAATCTGCTTTAAACATGAATGTTGTACCCTACGGCAGATTTGCATAAAGCTAAGTTTATGTGGTCATCCTCTGTGGAAGGATTTCTACATGGTTCAGGGCATGGCTTTTGGTTAAGGACTTCTGACTGTCAATGAAGGCACACTTCTAGTTAACAAAAGGtcagctgaaaagctgtaataTAGAGGACAATGTAAAACTCCAAAATTTCTAATAATATTATCCGTCATTACTTGATTACATTTGGGGGGTCCCCAAATTTGGCCTCCTCACAACTCACTTTGGAGAAGAAAGCAGTAACAGTTAACTTGtcttttactgtgttttcatttccatgtgaaatttccatttccttaaCCATAACCCAGCAGAGACCAGAGATGTCACAGAAGAAGCTAGCACATTTTTGCAGCATTAACAGTGCAAAGATGACACTGTGCAGACTGCCACCCTATGCCACCTGTGTGTTAGACAGTCTTGGTGGATATTCCCATCTCCAGTACCTAGGACTGTCTGAATAAAGCTTCTGTTCCTCCCTGACAGTTAATGGAACTCACCCTGCTGATGGAGAAGACCACACCAGGCTTGCCAGAGCAGACGCCCATGAAGCAGTGGCGGAATTGCCAGTAGAAGAGATGCTCACAGATGAAGGTGATGAGACTGAGGGCCATGGCTGCTCCCAACATGTAGAAGACACCTGCCATGTTATCTATATCCAGCTGGCTGCTCATAACCTCGTTCTTCTCATTGTGACAAATGCCAGTGAGCCAGAgagcttccagctcctccatctcCCCTGGAAAGATAGACAGGAGGAAAGACACAGATTAGATAATCCTTCAATGGCTAAAGAGCTCAAACTGGGGCAGACAAAGCAAGAAGCTGATCTAATGTAATTTCCAGTCCCCACGTTCTTTTTCCACATCTACAATATCCATAAAATATCCTGACTGCCCTTCCGATGAGGGCAAGTGCTATTTGTCACAGGAAAGTCAACAGGATTTTTCCACAGCCTAATATTAGCCACAACAAGGTATACCACAGGACACAGCTATGACAGTTGCTGGATGTGTACACTGAGATCCTGAAACAGTTGTCCACCAGATGACTGAAGACCTGGCCTCACAAACTTCCACTTTCATTAAGTCAGTGAAGGGGAAAATTAGTGACTGATATTGGTAGACAAAAATTAATCATTTCTAGATGAAAACATTGTATATTTCCAACTCAGAATTCATAAAAATGATTGTTTtcaatcaatttttttcccatcataTCCACAGCTCATTAAAACTAGGTGCAATGttccaaaaaatatttgagtattTTTACTCATTGTTCTTCCATTCAATTTTGTCCAAATTCAACACTTCCAAGGGCTTTGACCAATCAaaaatttttctaatttgtatCAGCTAGGAGCAAAGGCTCTGTACTCTAATTTCATACACCACTTACTACCATTATGGTCCTTTTCATGAGAGGCAAGAGAGAGGTAAacgctcacacacacacatatattgAGACATTCAGAACAAACTAATTTTGCAGGATGACAAATTGTTTCATGTTGTTAGGCAAGTTAGTTTTTCGCATTTTCAATCTCCAGTCCAGTGgcggggggaaaaaaacccatgtatTAAAGTAGTACCACAACAGAGTCTTTGAAGCTTTGTGGAGAACTTATGTTCTTCTCTGAAATAGCACATATTAGgctttttaagaaacagaacaaCCTATCTGTCAGGTGGCcaattttctgaaatatgtcAAGTTATGTTCTTTCCATATTTATAATATGATgttattttcagatttcagggggaaaaaaagaatacttataaataaaataacctgtgaattttatttatttataaaaaaggacacaggaaaatgtaatgtgaaatggaaagacgggaaaatatttcctaagaatgaatttcttttcccataaataatttttgttaataCCAGCAATTTCTCTGTAAATTAAGAGGTGTATTAGGTAACTACAATGTTCTAATTAAAAACTTGCTCCAAAATATGCTTCTGAGTCTCAAGTTCTtccttgtttggcttttttttgttgtttcgctttggggttttttttgaggttttggaAAATCTGATCTAGCTCATTCATCCAGAAATATTTATCCTTTAATTCTGTAAACCCTGCATGGATTGATCCTGTCTAAAGTATGGAATAACCACAGACAGTCCAGTATAATTAGTGGGTTTGGTCATGGCAAAACCTCAAAGGTAGTGAAAAAGTCACACCAGAAATCTTGTTTTTACAAGACGTTCTTCACATAAGATGCTTTTTCAAACACACATCTGAGCTTGTTCTATGAAAACTTTAGTGCTTTCAGCACTGCTTTTGATGATACCGCTACCCTGCAACAACAACATGAAAGAAGTGACATCCTCACATTTTTGGTGTGATGactctaaaaaaaccccattaatAATTTCATGTTCTCAACTCACATCTGAAGCACCAGAGCTAGAAACTTTCACTTCTTACACGCAAAACTTGGTATTTCTTAGGAAACTTCagtgcttctttttcttctcacttaCCATCTCCAAAAAGCTGTAGAATCGCAAGATCAACCTGGCGCTTCCAGCCTGAGTCCTTTTGGATGGCAATGCCATAGCCAGTGGAGGCAAACACTTTCCCACTCCCAATCGTCACCAGCTTGCAGCCTTCATCTCTGCCAGCCATGTAGTTTAGCACTGCTGCATCATAAATGAAAGCATCCAACTTCCTGCACAGATGCAAGAAACAAGAGGGTATAgtacagaaaacataaaatctgtattaattCAAAGGTGCTTTTAGGCAGCTAAGGAAGAAATTAACCTTTTTCAGATGGACTGCAATATttatatagaatcatagaaaggtttgggttggaaatgatcttaaagaccatctaaTTCCAAGCCCCATGACATGGGCAGgaacatcttccactagaccaggttgctcagagccctatccagcctggcctcaaacactctagggatggggcatccacaacttcaTCACCTCACAGTAAAGTGCCTCACCACCATCAcgtggaagaattttttcctgatatctaattTATCTAATCTTTCAGATTtaaaccattcccccttgtcctgtcactacatgcatttataaaaaggttctctccagctctcttgtaggtTCTCTTCATGAgggccacaattaggtcacactaaagccttctcttctgaacaatcccaattctctcagcctttccttgtaaggagaggtgctccatccctttAAGCATtttggtggcctcctctggatttgctcctACAGTCCCATGTCCTTTTTGTGCAgagggccccagagctggatgcagcactgcagatggggtctcagcagagcagaagggcagaatgccctccctcaccctgctgtccagctgctttggatgcagcccaggatacaattggctttctgggctgtgaatTCACATCactgggtcatgtccagcccctcacccaccagaacccccaagtccttctcagccGGGCTGCTCTTGATCCCTCCATCCCCCAGCTTGTGTTGATACCGGGGATTGCCCTGACCCCAGTGgagcaccttgcacttggccttgttaagTATCATGAGATCCCCATATGCCCACTTCTTGaacctgtccaggtccctctggatggtatcccatccttcaggtgtgtcatCTTCACCTTCACCATAGTTAAATAAAATCTAAGCCTAAAGCTGTCTTACAGGTGAATCTGGGTTTTAAATGAGGATCATCTATTTCTTTCTGACTTTTTGGTAATCATAATTTctgatctgaaagaaaatttggaATACAAACATACTGCAAGATAAAGATGAATGAAGAGGAAGTCAAGGGGATCTATATTCTTAAGAATAGCTTATATTTCTGTACTGCCTTTCATCTCAAAAGAATCTAAAATGCCTTACAAAATTTATCAATATTAGATAGCAAAGTAGGGACTGAAGTAAGGAAAGTATTTTCTCCAATTCAAATGCTGGCATGACTTAGCTgagaaaaatgtatctttttcaAATCAAATATAGTCAGGACATTATGTTTAACCCCTCAGTTACTGTGAAAAGTACTACCAGATCTTTACCAATGTCAAGGGGCTACAACAGCAGCTTTATGGTTTACCATGCTGAATTGGTCTTTGTTAAAGACTGTTCAGCTGAAAATCACaacaaaaattctgtttccacACAGAGAAATCCCCATTATGGGCTGTGTAGAGAGCACAACAGCCTGATGAGAGCCTTTTCACACTGCAACAAATTGATTTGGATGTGGGGGGCAGCCTCAGGAGGTTCCATCTTCCACATACCCAAAGACAGCTGATGAGTAAATCCTCCCACTAGAtctgaaatgaaacacttcTTGATAATTGACCTAAGACCTTCCGGTTGCACATTCTCTCTCACACACTGTGTTTACAATACACCTCCTGTACATATATTTACAGGATGGTGATTATCTCAGTTCAAGTGCTTATCTGTGAGGAAGTCTGTCCAAGGGTAAATATGAAGCCAGGATGACATCTATCACAAGTGATGAACTCTATTTCATCCATATATTTCCAGGACAgtgaatatttatttcctgaatgATGACTATCCTGGCAAATGCATCTTCCCAGGATGATATCCAACAATGGTACAACCATTTGTAATGGGCTGTGTACCTCTGAACCTGGCAAACAGGTTTAGGAATATTCAATCTAGTAATTAAATTGGCTAAACATCTTAAGCTGTGCTTTGGAATGAACTTTCTCATAGTGCAACATGAGTGtaagcaaaaattttttttcactggggCTGGGCTCTGACAACTAAAATGGTCAGCTCTGGGAGGAGGTCTTTAATTATAAAGCACAAAGGCttgcaaaatgtcattttgagCTAGTTCCTTTGCAGATCCGCTGTTATTAAAATAGGATGAGCTATTCAAGCATGCTTTTCACTAACAAATTTTCCCACGTTTCCAAAATTACCCAAGGAAATGCTTACATTTTTTATATGTCCTTATTAttcaaataatgttttgtttagCCCTTGATACTAAAATATTCCAGTGAGTAGGCTACTTCCAAACTACTTGCTTCAAGCCTACCTTCCATTACATTATATTAAGTGGTGATACACTGGGGTGGGATTAGTCTGACAGCTTCCTGATTAGCATAATCTTTTaaacacaggagagaaaacaaaggaatttcCAGATGACAATATAAATGCTCCGCAAAAAACTTTGTCCACAGAGATCCGTGAGCTTTTCTTCTGTATGCATAAAAACCCATCAGCATGAAACATCTTGATGAAGCAAGGTCTTTGGGACC encodes:
- the GRIN2B gene encoding glutamate receptor ionotropic, NMDA 2B; this translates as MRPRVECYSPRFWLVLAVLATTGSGAHAQKSHPSIGIAVILVGTSDEVAIKDAHEKDDFHHLSVVPRVELVAMNETDPKSIITRICDLMSDRKIQGVVFADDTDQEAIAQILDFISAQTLTPILGIHGGSSMIMADKDESSMFFQFGPSIEQQASVMLNIMEEYDWYIFSIVTTYFPGYQDFVNKIRSTIEHSFVGWELEEVLLLDMSLDDGDSKIQNQLKKLQSPVILLYCTKEEATYIFEVANSVGLTGYGYTWIVPSLVAGDTDTVPSEFPTGLISVSYDEWDYGLPARVRDGIAIITTAASDMLSEHSFIPEPKSSCYNTQEKRIYQSNMLNRYLINVTFEGRNLSFSEDGYQMHPKLVIILLTKERKWERVGKWKEKKLQMKYYVWPRFELYPDSEEREDDHLSIVTLEEAPFVIVENVDPLSGTCMRNTVPCQKRIVTENKTDEEPDYMKKCCKGFCIDILKKISKSVKFTYDLYLVTNGKHGKKINGTWNGMIGEVVTKRAYMAVGSLTINEERSEVVDFSVPFIETGISVMVSRSNGTVSPSAFLEPFSADVWVMMFVMLLIISAVAVFVFEYFSPVGYNRCLADGREPGGPSFTIGKAIWLLWGLVFNNSVPVQNPKGTTSKIMVSVWAFFAVIFLASYTANLAAFMIQEEYVDQVSGLSDKKFQKPNDFSPPFRFGTVPNGSTERNIRNNYPEMHSYMVKFNQRGVDDALFSLKTGKLDAFIYDAAVLNYMAGRDEGCKLVTIGSGKVFASTGYGIAIQKDSGWKRQVDLAILQLFGDGEMEELEALWLTGICHNEKNEVMSSQLDIDNMAGVFYMLGAAMALSLITFICEHLFYWQFRHCFMGVCSGKPGVVFSISRGIYSCIHGVAIEERQSAMNSPTATMNNTHSNILRLLRTAKNMANLSGVNGSPQSALDFIRRESSVYDISEHRRSFTHSDCKSYNNPPCEENLFSDYISEVERTFGNLQLKDSNVYQDHYHHHHRPHSIGSTSSIDGLYDCDNPPFNAQSRSIGKKPLDLGLPPAKHSQLGDLYGKFSFKSDRYGGSGTHDDLIRSDVSDISTHTVTYGNIEGNAAKRRKQQYKDSLKKRPASAKSRREFDEIELAYRRRPPRSPDHKRYFRDKEGLRDFYLDQFRTKENSPHWEHVDLTDIYKERGDEFKRDTGGGGGGSCTNRAHHKHGSGEFGGGNEHKHGVVSGVPAPWEKNLTNLDWEDRTGANFCRSCPSKLHNYTQSTVGQNSTRQACIRCEACKKAGNLYDISEDNSLQELDQPPAPVPVATSATSSSKYPQSPSNSASKVQKKNRNKLRRQHSYDTFVDLQKDDSALAPRSVSLKDKGRFLEGSPYAHMFEMPASETTFANNKSSVPATSYHHHNNPGSSGGYMLSKSLYPDRVTQNPFIPTFGDDQCLLHGSKSYFFRQPVVAGGPKARPDFRAIVTTNKPVVSALHGAVPARFQKDICIGNQSNPCVPNNKNPRAFNGSSNGHVYEKLSSIESDV